In one window of Candidatus Binatia bacterium DNA:
- a CDS encoding acetyl-CoA C-acyltransferase: MREALIIDACRTPRGRRKGSLAEVHPIDLLCVPLRALVERNQLDPHHIDDVVIGCVTETGEQGTNIARGTVLAAGWPVDIPAVTLNRFCGSGQQAVNFAAMAVRSGAQDLVVAGGVESMTRVPMGSDMGPLPASLLDKYNLIPQGLSAELVADKWNLSREELDEFALGSQQKAWRAIQEGRFKKSIVPVPVSQNGESRLFDTDEHVRPQSTLEGLLALQPSFKPGGKITAGNSSGIVDGAAAVLIASEKKAQELGLRPRARIVEQMIVGSDPILMLTGPIPATKKVLAKAGMKIDDIDLIEINEAFASVPLCVMRETGMDPEKVNVNGGAIALGHPLGATGAMLIGTVLDELERQNKRFGLVTMCIGMGMGIATIIERV, translated from the coding sequence ATGAGAGAAGCCTTGATTATCGATGCCTGTCGAACACCGCGCGGGCGGCGCAAGGGAAGCCTGGCGGAGGTCCATCCGATTGACCTGTTGTGCGTTCCTCTGCGAGCGCTCGTGGAGCGCAACCAACTCGATCCCCACCACATCGACGATGTGGTGATCGGTTGTGTTACGGAAACGGGCGAGCAAGGCACGAACATCGCCCGGGGCACCGTGCTCGCGGCTGGCTGGCCGGTAGATATCCCGGCGGTGACGCTCAACCGCTTTTGCGGCTCCGGACAGCAAGCCGTGAATTTTGCGGCGATGGCCGTGCGCTCGGGTGCGCAGGACTTGGTTGTTGCAGGTGGCGTGGAAAGCATGACCCGTGTGCCCATGGGCTCCGACATGGGGCCGTTACCTGCGTCGTTGCTCGACAAGTACAATCTAATCCCGCAGGGCTTGTCGGCCGAGTTGGTTGCTGACAAGTGGAACTTGAGCCGCGAAGAACTCGACGAATTTGCTTTAGGTAGTCAGCAGAAAGCGTGGCGGGCCATCCAAGAGGGACGGTTCAAAAAAAGCATTGTCCCTGTACCGGTGAGCCAAAACGGAGAGTCCCGCTTGTTCGACACCGACGAGCATGTGCGCCCGCAATCGACCTTAGAGGGCTTGCTTGCGCTGCAACCGAGCTTCAAACCCGGTGGGAAGATCACGGCGGGCAACTCGAGCGGGATCGTCGACGGTGCTGCGGCTGTACTCATTGCATCGGAAAAGAAGGCGCAGGAACTGGGGCTGCGCCCGCGGGCTCGCATCGTGGAACAAATGATTGTGGGTTCCGACCCGATCTTGATGCTCACCGGGCCGATCCCGGCGACAAAAAAGGTGTTGGCCAAGGCGGGTATGAAGATCGACGACATCGATCTGATCGAGATCAATGAGGCATTTGCCTCGGTGCCTTTGTGTGTGATGCGGGAGACGGGGATGGACCCCGAAAAGGTCAACGTGAACGGTGGCGCCATCGCTTTGGGGCATCCATTGGGAGCCACAGGCGCGATGTTGATCGGCACGGTGCTCGATGAACTCGAGCGTCAAAACAAGCGTTTCGGGCTCGTGACCATGTGCATCGGCATGGGCATGGGCATTGCCACGATCATTGAGCGTGTGTGA
- the ileS gene encoding isoleucine--tRNA ligase, translating to MDYKETLNLPKTSFPMRANLPEREPGWVERWEQEHLYERLLQATADRPLYVLHDGPPYANGHVHLGTALNKVVKDIVLKSKLMAGYRVPFVPGWDCHGMPIEHQVMKELGAKGRSLSQLEIRRRCREYAEKFVNIQREEFKRLGVVGDWGQPYLTMSPDYEAQIVRVFRELVEGGYIYRGLRPVHWCTTCGTALAEAEVEYHEHESPSIYVRFPFIGSREDAEALAKRPEDRPLLRDHADHLFVVIWTTTPWTLPANLAVCLNPHLDYVALAIDDALYVVAERLADAFLAAVGRSAKARIPVDLRSLDGRDIFRHPFFDRAARLVFESHVTADVGTGCVHTAPGHGYEDFAVGQKYGLPVLTPVDGAGRFTDEAGPFAGRQVFEANDDIVGLLVQKGHLLKGERLSHAYPHCWRCKEPLIFRATEQWFFRVDHQQLRERALGQIDQVTWIPAWGHDRIYNMVQHRPDWCLSRQRAWGVPIPAFRCVQCGEFLFDPDTIRHVEGVFAERGSDAWYELPANELLPPGKTCRCGGSSFEKDHNILDVWFDAGCSHVAVLERRPELHWPAELYVEAVDQHRGWFQVSLLTSVATRGAGPYRAVLTHGLILDEAAKKMSKSLGNVVSPEEIIRQHGAEVLRLLFASVDYTADVSFSKALLAPLLESYRKIRNTCRFLLGNLYDFNPETDRVPVRDLPELDRWILHRAAEFNERVQRAYEQFQFHQVVQNLVNFCAVDLSALYLDIVKDRLYTAAPASRARRAAQTVLFELLDTLVRVMAPILSFTAEEVFSYVPGRKGESVFLLSFRKDLPRDAELNARWEKLFEVRAAVTKALEDARRAEMIGHSLDARVRLYAGGALGDLVQRYLPELPAVFIVSQVEWAPELDADAASPVLQGVRVRVEPARGRKCERCWNYSESVGQDVDHPGLCQRCVEVVRALPHG from the coding sequence ATGGATTACAAAGAGACCCTTAACCTACCGAAGACAAGCTTTCCCATGCGTGCTAACCTCCCCGAGCGCGAGCCTGGGTGGGTGGAGCGATGGGAGCAGGAGCACTTGTACGAACGGCTGTTGCAGGCCACCGCTGATCGACCACTGTACGTTCTGCACGATGGTCCGCCCTATGCCAACGGGCATGTGCACTTGGGTACCGCTCTAAACAAGGTTGTCAAAGATATTGTGCTCAAATCGAAGCTCATGGCCGGGTACAGGGTGCCGTTTGTGCCGGGTTGGGACTGCCACGGTATGCCCATCGAGCACCAAGTGATGAAAGAGCTCGGTGCGAAGGGGCGATCGTTGAGCCAACTGGAAATTCGTCGCCGTTGCCGGGAGTACGCGGAAAAGTTCGTCAACATTCAGCGTGAAGAATTTAAGCGCTTAGGCGTGGTTGGGGACTGGGGACAGCCGTACCTGACCATGTCTCCGGATTACGAGGCACAGATTGTCCGCGTGTTTCGTGAGCTCGTCGAGGGCGGATATATCTACCGCGGCTTGCGGCCAGTGCACTGGTGCACAACCTGCGGGACGGCGCTGGCCGAAGCCGAGGTTGAATATCACGAGCATGAATCTCCCTCGATTTACGTGCGCTTCCCGTTTATTGGCTCACGCGAGGATGCGGAAGCCCTTGCCAAGCGCCCGGAGGATCGCCCCCTGTTGCGGGACCATGCAGACCATCTCTTCGTGGTCATTTGGACGACTACGCCCTGGACCCTACCTGCAAACCTGGCCGTTTGTTTGAATCCGCACCTGGACTATGTAGCCCTGGCAATTGACGACGCCTTGTACGTCGTAGCCGAACGGCTGGCCGATGCGTTTCTCGCCGCAGTCGGCCGCTCGGCCAAGGCCCGCATCCCTGTAGATTTACGATCGCTCGATGGGCGGGACATCTTCCGCCACCCCTTCTTCGATCGTGCGGCCCGACTGGTGTTCGAATCCCATGTGACGGCAGACGTGGGCACGGGATGTGTCCATACGGCGCCCGGCCACGGCTACGAGGACTTCGCGGTCGGTCAAAAGTATGGTTTGCCGGTGCTGACACCTGTGGACGGCGCTGGCCGGTTCACAGATGAGGCCGGGCCGTTTGCCGGGCGGCAGGTGTTCGAGGCCAACGATGACATTGTGGGCTTGCTGGTGCAGAAGGGGCACCTGCTGAAAGGAGAGCGGCTGAGTCACGCCTACCCCCACTGTTGGCGATGTAAGGAGCCGTTGATTTTTCGCGCCACCGAGCAGTGGTTTTTCCGCGTGGATCATCAACAGTTGCGCGAGCGTGCGCTCGGGCAGATTGACCAGGTTACATGGATTCCCGCCTGGGGGCACGATCGGATTTACAACATGGTGCAGCACCGGCCCGACTGGTGCTTGTCGCGGCAGCGTGCCTGGGGAGTGCCGATCCCAGCTTTCCGTTGCGTGCAATGTGGCGAGTTTCTGTTCGACCCGGACACAATTCGCCACGTCGAGGGCGTATTTGCCGAGCGTGGTTCGGACGCTTGGTACGAGCTCCCGGCTAACGAGCTGCTTCCCCCAGGGAAAACCTGCCGCTGTGGGGGCAGCTCCTTTGAAAAGGATCACAACATCCTCGACGTTTGGTTCGACGCTGGGTGCTCGCACGTGGCAGTGTTGGAGCGCCGCCCAGAGCTCCACTGGCCGGCAGAGCTGTACGTCGAGGCGGTCGACCAGCACCGCGGGTGGTTTCAAGTGTCGCTCTTGACCTCGGTTGCGACGAGGGGGGCTGGGCCGTATCGAGCAGTGCTCACGCACGGGCTTATTCTGGATGAAGCGGCGAAGAAGATGTCTAAGTCGTTGGGCAATGTGGTGTCGCCCGAGGAAATTATTCGCCAGCACGGTGCGGAGGTGCTCCGCCTCTTGTTTGCATCCGTGGATTACACGGCAGACGTTTCGTTCTCAAAAGCCTTACTGGCGCCACTGCTGGAATCGTACCGGAAGATTCGCAACACGTGCCGCTTCTTGTTGGGGAACTTGTACGACTTTAATCCCGAAACGGACCGCGTGCCTGTGCGCGATCTCCCAGAGCTCGATCGGTGGATTTTGCACCGCGCCGCCGAGTTCAACGAGCGGGTGCAGCGTGCCTACGAGCAGTTCCAGTTCCACCAGGTCGTGCAAAATTTAGTGAACTTTTGCGCGGTGGACTTGAGTGCCCTGTACCTCGACATTGTGAAGGACCGCCTGTACACAGCCGCTCCTGCGTCGCGTGCCCGTCGTGCTGCGCAAACGGTGCTCTTCGAACTTTTGGATACGTTAGTTCGGGTTATGGCACCGATCCTGTCGTTCACGGCGGAAGAGGTCTTTAGTTATGTTCCGGGCCGGAAAGGGGAGAGCGTGTTTCTGCTCAGTTTCCGTAAAGATTTGCCGCGAGACGCAGAGCTCAACGCGCGGTGGGAGAAATTGTTCGAGGTACGGGCTGCAGTGACCAAGGCATTGGAAGACGCCCGCCGGGCAGAGATGATTGGGCACTCGCTGGATGCTCGCGTTCGGCTGTACGCTGGTGGGGCGTTAGGAGACCTTGTCCAGCGCTATCTTCCGGAGTTGCCTGCCGTGTTTATCGTGTCGCAAGTAGAATGGGCTCCGGAGCTGGATGCAGACGCCGCGAGTCCCGTGCTCCAAGGCGTCCGTGTCCGAGTTGAGCCCGCGCGAGGTCGGAAGTGCGAGCGGTGCTGGAATTACAGCGAGTCCGTGGGGCAGGATGTGGATCATCCTGGACTCTGCCAGCGGTGCGTCGAAGTGGTCAGGGCCCTGCCGCATGGGTAA
- a CDS encoding M48 family metalloprotease has product MRWSSAQTRFAVVAVCAVGSLGGAVRVGAWDTGEEIRLARRFELQARARLPLVSDVEALEYVSRIGGRIVASLGPQPISYRFYVTRDARVNAFAVPGGVIYVNAGLLLRAESDDEVAGVLGHEIAHVHAHHLARQQEATQILNYTSLLGILLSTVQPAVGAGAVALQAATQLRYQREFEQEADYQGARFMKQAGFNPRGMLQFFRKLSEDQRGSAAVATPYLLSHPLTETRLANLEALLKEHGWEGTSQSSPNLLLARVQVRLRTLLEPAADVVEQYRRRAAEKPEDAASQYLWGLALLFAGQPDLAMTAFEKARELGLTNGEREIGRAWLARRDPAKAAQWLLQAVEKDPQDAVAHYELAQALRALGEDGSAEHALERAVALVPNFEEATQALGTLAGRRGEEAKGLYYLGRAAYLRGDLEQAVSYWERALPLWPGDSERGAEIREALAEMRTLRR; this is encoded by the coding sequence GGGCGTGGGACACGGGCGAGGAGATTCGTCTCGCCCGGCGGTTCGAGTTGCAAGCTCGGGCTCGGCTGCCGCTGGTTTCGGACGTCGAGGCACTCGAGTACGTGAGCCGAATCGGTGGGCGCATTGTGGCTAGTTTGGGGCCGCAACCGATTTCTTACCGGTTTTACGTGACCCGCGATGCGCGGGTGAACGCGTTCGCGGTACCGGGAGGGGTCATTTACGTCAACGCGGGCCTGCTGCTACGCGCCGAGTCGGACGACGAAGTGGCTGGCGTTCTCGGCCATGAAATCGCGCACGTTCACGCGCACCATTTGGCACGCCAGCAGGAGGCAACCCAGATTCTTAACTATACTTCATTGCTGGGCATATTGTTGTCGACGGTGCAGCCCGCCGTCGGTGCTGGAGCCGTCGCCCTGCAGGCGGCAACGCAACTCCGTTACCAACGCGAGTTCGAGCAAGAGGCAGATTACCAAGGTGCCCGTTTTATGAAGCAGGCAGGGTTCAACCCCCGCGGCATGCTGCAGTTTTTCCGAAAGTTGTCGGAGGACCAGCGTGGGTCGGCAGCAGTGGCGACGCCGTATTTGCTGTCGCATCCGCTGACAGAAACGCGCCTCGCGAATCTCGAGGCGCTGCTCAAAGAGCATGGCTGGGAGGGCACATCTCAGAGCTCGCCGAATCTGTTACTTGCCCGCGTGCAGGTTCGATTGCGGACATTGCTAGAGCCCGCGGCGGACGTTGTGGAGCAATACCGGCGGCGCGCTGCGGAGAAACCTGAGGACGCCGCGAGCCAGTACCTGTGGGGGCTGGCATTGCTGTTCGCTGGACAGCCCGACCTGGCCATGACGGCCTTCGAGAAAGCACGGGAGCTCGGATTGACCAATGGAGAGCGAGAAATTGGTCGCGCTTGGCTCGCGCGCCGCGATCCAGCCAAGGCAGCCCAGTGGCTACTGCAGGCGGTGGAAAAGGATCCGCAAGATGCCGTCGCGCATTACGAGCTCGCGCAAGCGCTGCGCGCATTGGGGGAAGATGGGTCGGCGGAGCATGCTTTAGAGCGAGCGGTCGCCCTGGTGCCGAACTTCGAGGAGGCGACACAAGCATTGGGAACGCTAGCTGGAAGGCGAGGCGAGGAAGCGAAAGGCCTGTATTACCTTGGCCGAGCAGCTTACTTGCGCGGTGACCTGGAGCAGGCGGTCAGTTACTGGGAGAGGGCCTTGCCACTGTGGCCAGGGGATAGCGAGCGCGGTGCGGAAATTCGTGAGGCATTGGCCGAGATGCGTACCTTGCGTCGTTAG
- the lspA gene encoding signal peptidase II, producing MGKYGFVLGLATAIAVLDQVTKWMVVAWLPLHTTIPVIPGFAELTHVKNTGGAFGFLAGAHEAWRLPFFLGASLVAILLLWQVVRRARSEEKGVLFAVGSILGGAVGNLIDRVRVGAVTDFISLHWREYYWPAFNVADSFISIGVAVLVWQSLRTGRTETAASKENG from the coding sequence ATGGGTAAGTACGGTTTCGTTCTGGGGCTCGCTACGGCGATCGCCGTTCTCGATCAAGTCACGAAGTGGATGGTGGTGGCCTGGTTACCATTGCACACGACGATTCCAGTGATCCCAGGGTTTGCCGAATTGACCCATGTGAAAAATACCGGCGGCGCGTTTGGCTTTTTGGCCGGAGCTCATGAAGCATGGCGGCTCCCGTTCTTCTTGGGGGCCTCGCTCGTCGCCATATTGTTGTTGTGGCAAGTCGTCCGGCGGGCACGTTCAGAGGAAAAAGGGGTTTTGTTTGCGGTGGGCAGTATTTTGGGTGGGGCGGTGGGCAATCTCATTGATCGTGTCCGTGTGGGTGCAGTGACGGATTTCATTTCCCTGCATTGGCGGGAGTATTACTGGCCAGCATTCAACGTGGCCGATTCGTTTATTTCCATCGGGGTCGCGGTACTGGTGTGGCAATCCTTGCGCACCGGGCGGACGGAGACCGCCGCCTCAAAGGAAAACGGTTAG
- a CDS encoding NDP-sugar synthase yields MILAAGFGTRLRPLTEKVPKPLLEVAGRPMIAYALELVAGAGIHEVVINLHYLGDQIRALLGNGERYGVKIFYSVEPQLLDTGGGIAAAREYLCGQPFVVVNADVYLEGDLRSLIDFHHRSSALTTLWVRPDPTGRRKDDVRVDADGRVRGILGHTPAPDLARRCQRYFYASVMVCSPEIFEFLPSGIYSLTRDVLPHLLAENKPVFAKEHTGYWRVLDTHEDFEIGCREIAARRAGLPPS; encoded by the coding sequence ATGATTCTCGCCGCGGGATTCGGCACGCGGCTTCGCCCCCTCACCGAAAAAGTGCCTAAACCGCTCCTCGAGGTTGCCGGCCGCCCCATGATCGCATACGCGCTCGAGCTGGTTGCGGGCGCGGGCATCCACGAGGTCGTCATTAACCTGCACTATTTAGGCGACCAAATTCGGGCGCTTCTCGGCAACGGTGAGAGGTACGGAGTGAAGATTTTCTATTCCGTCGAGCCCCAACTCCTGGACACAGGTGGAGGCATCGCAGCGGCTCGAGAGTACCTCTGTGGGCAACCCTTCGTTGTCGTGAACGCTGACGTCTACCTCGAAGGCGATCTCCGTAGCCTCATTGACTTCCACCACCGCTCCTCTGCACTCACGACTCTGTGGGTGCGGCCCGACCCAACGGGTCGCCGTAAGGACGACGTACGCGTGGATGCCGATGGGCGGGTGCGCGGCATTTTGGGCCATACACCTGCTCCCGACCTTGCGCGCCGCTGTCAACGCTACTTTTACGCTAGCGTCATGGTGTGTAGCCCAGAAATCTTCGAGTTTTTGCCTTCGGGCATTTACAGCCTCACCCGCGACGTCCTACCCCACCTACTTGCGGAGAACAAACCGGTGTTTGCCAAGGAGCACACTGGCTACTGGCGGGTTCTCGATACTCACGAAGACTTTGAGATTGGCTGCCGCGAAATCGCCGCGCGCCGCGCCGGATTGCCCCCGTCTTGA
- a CDS encoding phosphotransferase — translation MKEHRLDLLEQAVRSTFGSYTQIDQRHPLAGDASTRSYERLRLSGPEAPPTAVVMWLADRGVSISSDELAMLPETLTELPYVNVYRFLCRVGVDVPLLYADWSHEGLLLLEDVGDRTLWHAVSETSEEDRITAYFQAAIDQLLLLQIKGTAQRTADCIAFQQEFDARLYLWECHHFLEWGLDRQERTLSPSERQSLETEFEEIASRLDAQPRYLAHRDFHSWNLFVQPEQRLRVIDFQDALLATPAYDLATLLGDRDTPTVLTSERERRLIDYYLTQWHAHGGPPLDPTHFTQTYYLCALQKALKVVGRFHYLAEAKRKPQYLRYIPGTLRQIRRLLPRFPEFPTLARAVHVHFPH, via the coding sequence GTGAAAGAACATCGCCTCGATCTCCTGGAGCAAGCCGTTCGCTCCACCTTCGGCAGCTACACCCAAATTGATCAGCGACACCCGCTCGCCGGCGATGCTTCCACTCGCAGTTACGAGCGGCTCCGGCTCTCCGGCCCTGAGGCACCACCAACAGCCGTGGTTATGTGGCTTGCTGACCGAGGCGTTTCCATTTCCTCTGATGAGCTCGCCATGCTGCCCGAAACCCTCACCGAGTTGCCCTACGTAAATGTGTACCGCTTCCTGTGCCGGGTGGGGGTGGATGTGCCCCTCCTCTATGCGGATTGGTCGCACGAGGGCCTTCTTCTACTCGAAGATGTCGGCGACCGCACACTGTGGCATGCTGTTTCCGAGACTTCGGAAGAAGACCGCATCACCGCCTACTTTCAGGCGGCGATCGACCAACTTCTCCTTCTCCAAATCAAGGGAACCGCGCAGCGGACGGCCGACTGTATCGCCTTCCAACAAGAATTCGATGCCCGCCTCTATCTTTGGGAGTGCCATCATTTTCTGGAGTGGGGCCTTGATCGGCAGGAACGCACACTCTCCCCGAGCGAGCGACAGTCTCTCGAGACTGAATTCGAGGAGATAGCGTCGCGCTTAGACGCTCAACCGCGCTATCTTGCCCATCGAGATTTTCACTCCTGGAACCTGTTCGTTCAGCCCGAACAAAGGCTACGCGTGATCGATTTTCAGGATGCCCTGCTCGCCACCCCAGCTTACGATCTAGCCACGTTACTGGGAGATCGAGACACGCCCACGGTACTCACAAGCGAACGCGAGCGTCGCTTGATCGACTATTACCTCACGCAATGGCACGCACACGGCGGGCCACCACTCGATCCCACCCATTTCACGCAAACCTACTACCTCTGCGCCTTACAAAAGGCGCTCAAGGTTGTCGGACGGTTCCATTACCTGGCAGAGGCGAAACGCAAGCCGCAGTATCTGCGCTACATCCCCGGGACGTTGAGGCAAATTCGTCGCCTTTTGCCCCGCTTCCCGGAATTTCCCACGCTGGCTCGGGCCGTCCACGTCCATTTCCCGCACTGA
- a CDS encoding coniferyl aldehyde dehydrogenase, producing the protein MAQTAQVRKLEVVENEAQRIFLLQRQAYLRQPYPSLEERLENLGKLERILLDHADAIADAVRQDFGHRCAEETKMLELFGCVDGIRYTRKMLKKWVRPQRRKVSPMFFPGSNRVIPQPKGVVGIISPWNYPVFLTISPLTSVLAAGNRAMIKMASNSQTVCRLLAEKFRAVFPEDTVAILPGVRPQEFSTLPFDHLIFTGSADAGKTVMRNAAEHLTPITLELGGKSPTIVCDDFDLEEAAERILYGKYINAGQTCLAPDYLFVPAKKRDQFVNIAKQIMSRRYPDPDDESYTSVIDERSFRRLRATLEDAERKGAQIVPLVPKASFNELLRKIPPTLVLNPTDDMRIMQEEIFGPLFPVKTYEDLDEVIAYINERDRPLGLYIFTHDKAKQEKILYRTLSGGVTINHTILHVAQHDLPFGGIGASGMGQYHAYEGFLEFSKLRPVFHAPRFSLLRLMYPPYRRWHRRAIDFLLRYAR; encoded by the coding sequence ATGGCGCAAACGGCACAAGTTCGGAAACTCGAGGTTGTAGAAAACGAGGCGCAACGGATTTTTTTACTGCAGCGGCAGGCGTATTTGCGGCAACCGTATCCTAGCCTCGAGGAAAGGCTGGAGAACCTGGGCAAGCTTGAGAGGATCTTGCTTGATCACGCGGACGCGATTGCCGACGCCGTGCGGCAGGATTTTGGGCACCGCTGTGCAGAGGAAACCAAAATGCTCGAGTTGTTCGGTTGTGTGGACGGGATCCGGTACACCCGCAAGATGCTCAAGAAATGGGTGCGCCCGCAACGGCGAAAAGTCTCGCCGATGTTTTTTCCGGGCAGCAATCGCGTGATTCCTCAGCCAAAGGGTGTCGTGGGAATTATTTCGCCGTGGAACTATCCAGTGTTCCTCACGATCAGCCCGCTGACGAGTGTGCTCGCGGCTGGCAACCGTGCGATGATCAAAATGGCGAGCAACTCGCAAACCGTTTGCCGGCTGTTGGCGGAGAAATTTCGCGCAGTATTTCCCGAAGATACCGTGGCGATTCTCCCTGGGGTGCGGCCTCAGGAGTTTTCGACGTTGCCGTTCGACCATTTGATTTTCACGGGCTCGGCGGATGCTGGAAAGACCGTGATGCGCAACGCGGCGGAGCATTTGACTCCGATCACCCTGGAGCTCGGCGGCAAGTCGCCGACGATTGTTTGTGATGACTTCGACTTAGAAGAGGCAGCGGAGCGGATTCTTTACGGCAAGTACATCAACGCGGGGCAGACTTGCTTGGCTCCCGACTACCTGTTCGTGCCCGCGAAGAAGCGGGACCAGTTCGTAAACATCGCCAAGCAAATCATGAGTCGCCGTTACCCGGATCCTGATGACGAGTCGTACACTTCGGTAATCGACGAGCGCTCGTTCCGGCGCCTGCGAGCGACGTTGGAGGATGCTGAGCGCAAGGGTGCGCAAATCGTCCCGCTGGTGCCTAAGGCAAGCTTCAATGAGTTGCTGCGCAAGATTCCACCCACCTTGGTGCTGAATCCTACCGACGATATGCGGATCATGCAGGAGGAGATCTTCGGACCGCTCTTCCCGGTGAAAACGTACGAGGACCTGGACGAAGTGATTGCCTACATCAATGAGCGCGACCGGCCTTTGGGCCTTTACATTTTTACACACGACAAGGCGAAACAGGAAAAAATCCTGTATCGAACGTTGTCCGGCGGGGTGACAATCAACCACACCATCTTGCACGTGGCGCAGCACGACCTGCCGTTCGGCGGCATCGGCGCAAGTGGGATGGGCCAATATCACGCTTACGAAGGCTTCTTAGAATTCAGCAAGTTGCGCCCGGTATTCCACGCGCCGCGGTTTTCCCTGTTGCGGCTCATGTACCCGCCGTACCGCCGCTGGCACCGGCGTGCGATCGATTTCCTCCTGCGCTACGCCCGCTGA
- a CDS encoding patatin-like phospholipase family protein, which translates to MGITIVQKSNLSERKRKAKVALVLAGGAVTGGGFKLGGLKALDDFLVNRKTTDFDTYVGLSAGAVLSAPLAAGVSPAEMMRSLAGESEHFSPLQAWDFYYPNLREFLSKPAQFALDVACYLPNLLADVLRSLPRLKLELEDSLDRVWKKPSVKNLQAALAPIGTLLAKQRGLPSPLDYLPSGLFDNSPIERYLRRNFEAAGMPNDFVGLYRRTGKELYISAMNLDTAERVVFGHDEDTSLTISEAVQASTALPGFYKPARIRGVDYVDGGVRRTANIDVAIEHGADLVICYNPFRPFNNRVRRIRENGTYRMEGKPLADMGLFTVINQVFRTLLHSRLQYGLRQYQDDPNFRGDIVVIEPQETDLHFFELSALAFWQRVAAANHGYISVSESIEHNYDLIKQILASYGISMTRKQVRAGVERIREAGEEEASPVLTEESPRRQLHVA; encoded by the coding sequence ATGGGAATCACCATTGTTCAAAAAAGCAATCTCAGCGAACGCAAGCGTAAGGCCAAGGTGGCCCTGGTTCTAGCAGGAGGGGCTGTCACTGGGGGCGGGTTCAAGCTGGGCGGGCTCAAAGCCCTGGATGACTTCCTTGTAAACCGGAAGACGACCGACTTTGACACCTACGTTGGCCTGAGTGCTGGTGCTGTGCTCTCCGCACCTTTGGCTGCGGGGGTGAGCCCAGCGGAGATGATGCGCAGTCTCGCAGGGGAGTCGGAGCACTTTAGCCCGCTGCAAGCGTGGGACTTTTACTACCCAAATTTGCGCGAGTTCCTCAGCAAGCCCGCGCAATTTGCACTCGATGTGGCCTGCTACCTCCCGAATCTGCTGGCTGACGTATTGCGCTCCTTGCCGCGCCTCAAACTTGAACTCGAGGACTCCCTTGATCGGGTATGGAAAAAACCATCGGTGAAAAATCTACAAGCGGCACTAGCCCCGATTGGCACCCTACTGGCCAAACAGCGCGGACTTCCCTCCCCGCTCGATTACCTACCCTCGGGGTTGTTCGATAACAGCCCGATTGAGCGCTACTTGCGGCGCAACTTCGAAGCTGCCGGTATGCCGAATGATTTCGTGGGGCTCTATCGGCGGACCGGCAAAGAACTCTACATCAGCGCCATGAATCTGGACACCGCCGAGCGGGTGGTGTTCGGGCATGATGAAGATACGTCTTTGACGATCTCCGAGGCAGTGCAAGCCTCTACGGCATTGCCCGGATTCTATAAGCCCGCTCGCATCCGGGGAGTGGACTACGTCGACGGTGGGGTACGCCGCACGGCGAACATCGATGTTGCCATTGAGCATGGGGCGGACTTGGTGATTTGCTACAACCCCTTCCGCCCGTTCAACAACCGCGTGCGCCGCATCCGCGAGAACGGTACGTACCGCATGGAGGGAAAGCCTCTGGCGGATATGGGTTTGTTTACCGTCATCAACCAAGTGTTCCGCACGCTACTCCACTCACGCCTGCAGTACGGGCTGCGGCAATATCAGGACGACCCCAACTTCCGCGGAGACATCGTGGTGATCGAACCGCAGGAGACCGACCTGCACTTCTTCGAGCTCAGCGCACTTGCCTTCTGGCAACGAGTGGCGGCCGCGAACCATGGGTACATTTCCGTTAGCGAGTCCATTGAGCACAACTACGATCTCATCAAGCAAATTCTTGCCAGCTACGGCATCTCGATGACGCGCAAGCAGGTGCGCGCAGGAGTCGAGCGCATTCGGGAGGCGGGCGAGGAAGAAGCCTCTCCGGTCCTTACCGAAGAGTCGCCACGGCGCCAGCTTCATGTCGCCTAG